The genomic segment ACTTCTGAGCAACAAGGGGCAAGAATGCAGTGTGAGAAACTGCACACTTTTAGAGTGTGGAAAGATTTTTGGTTCGTGCTGTTTGGATTTTATTCTGGATGTAACGGGTTGCTGAGGAAGTTTCTACCAGGGAGTAATTAGATTTGTAGTATATAAAGATCAACTGGGCAACAAGAGTGTGGGGAGGCCAGACTGAGGACTGAACAGAGAATTTCTGAGTTTGCTACAGCATTCTCTAAGGCAGCTGAGGATGGTGAGGAAAGAGCCAGCTTTAAGAAGtaaaaagcaaacagagaaaccctgtctaaaaaaaaaaaggaaggaaaaccaaGTGGCAAGTACTACTGATTGGAGTGTGGAGTGACTAAAGAGACCAACACGATTTACAAAATCATATAGCTCAGCAAACTGAACATCTGTGCTTTTCTTCTCCACTCACATCTTTTCTGACAGGTCTTCATCCTCAGGGAAGGTCAAGTTCCTCTTGGTGATCAGGGCTTCGGTAATGCAGACTTCGCCTTCCTCTGTACCCTGGGCAGCACTCTTAGCTGTGAAAAGACAAGTTCCTTTTCACTTGCCTTCATCCTTGGGAGACCTGACCTGACTCTCGTCCAGTTGTTCTATACACCAACTCACCTTCCTGCTCGCCTCCTGGCATGACCTAAAATAAACAGCGGCTGTTTGAGGCAGGAGACAGACTAAGGGGAGCAGAGGAGCTTAGAGCCGGCCGGCTGGGATGACGGCACCCAGCTTGGAGAGAAGCCTGGAGGGAAGACTGAGGAGACAAGGACAGGGATGGTTGGTTCAGGGTCAGTTGCTGGGGGTGCGGTGGAAGACAGGAGCAAATCAGAGCGAaggatctggagttacaagtgtgtGGCGTGGCTTTACTGGCCGCAAACTGAAGAGACCCGAAGGATGGATGAGAAGAACGGTCCCTGGCAGTCTCGCGTCGTTGCTAGGAGACAGGACGCCAGCTCCGCCGGACCGGTAGGCGTGGGGGCGGGCACACAGGCCCGACTCTGCGCATGCGGATAGCGGCTCCATCCGGCGGCTCTCCAACCGTTTCCGGCCCTGGGTTTTCCTTGCTGCCCCACAATGCTTAGCTCCTTCCGTCTCCGCGCAGCGCTCGTGCGGACTTCCTGTAGCGATGGCTGCGGCGGTGGCGGGGAGACTCCGAGGAGGTCTCCCGCCCCGGGCGGGTAAGGAGAGGCCCAGGGCCTCGCGGCGCACAGGCCGGCGCTCTCTAGCCCGCgctccctcctttccctctgaCCTTTCCCGCAATCTGACAGCTCTCGGTGACCCTGCCGCTAGCCGGCTCTCTGATTTGACTGGGTCCAGTGCCCTGTGGCAGCCTTTCCATCCCCATACACACCCTGGTAATGACAGCAACGACGTCACGAGCAACAATGTTTATTTCGGCTTTGGAGGTTTCTAACTCTTCGCTCAGTTCTCGTCCCCGACCCCGGAAGGTCCTTGCTGGGGTTTTAATATATTGTTTCTTAAGGTCAGCGCAAACTCAGCCTCCTCGGGTCTTCTCTCACAACCCTCGCGTTATAAAGCAGGTTCCTCAGTGAAATCTTTTGCTTGTATCCTGTTTATCGACACCCCCGCGCAGTCAATTCACAGTCTAGTTTTACATTTGCCCAGGCGCCTGTCTCGTCTGTTAAACCCCAGTGGAGGGTCGCACTGTGTCCATTCATCTTAGCTAGTCAGTGGCATTGGTGCCTGAGGTTAGTAGGCACGCGTTAGGCATTCAGTGAGTAGACTTGACACCGTACTGTAGGCCAGGGATTGTGGTTATTGTTTTACACTCATTGCCTGGTTTACATCTTACAGCAAAAGTACCTTGGGAAGAAGGCATTATTAACCCCTCTTTACAGATAAGCACACTGAAGTTTGGACCAGTTCAGTGCCAGCGCAAAAATAACACTAATAATATGCAGAGCAGGGCTTAAAATCCAGTTGCGTCTCATTCCCAAGACACTCTTAACAGGTCTTGTGGCTATTAGCCATAAAACCTCTCACCCTGGTAATCCTCCATAGTCTCCAAGAGTCTTCTAGCTGATCCTTTTCCAGCTGTACCTGGAAACGACAGTGttggtctatttatttatttatttatttatttatttatttatttatttatttatttatttatttatcatgtatacagtgaatgttcagcctgcaggacagaagagggcaccatatctcattgtagatggttgtgagccaccatgtggttgctgggaattgaactcaggacctctggaagaacatccagtgctcttaacctctgagccatctctccagggatGTTctctgggaagtgaacccaggttGTTGAGGATGAAAAAGAGTCACTTTGGCTCAGGGCTTCGGAGTGTTTCTTTGGTTTCTGAGAGAACCTTTCAAGCTTTTCTTGTCATCAGAATGTGCCATTGGGCAcacaaaggtcagaggacaacttgcatgaATCTTTTCTCCACTATAGGGGGCCCCAGGGGATTGAGcccaagtcatcaggcttggcagtaagtgcaTTTACTGTACTGGATAAATCATCTCCCAGACCccccattttgctttttttttttttttttttagctgaggatcgaacccagggccttgcgcttgctaggcaagtgctctaccactgagctaaatccccacccccattttgctttttgagtcagggtctcactgctgatgttggccttgaactcctaatcctcctgcctctacttcctaggAGCTTGGATTACTGGCATTCACCACCATCTCTGACAGGAAGAAAGACTTGTTTGGGAGGGTCGTGTCAAGTCCTAGGAGCAGACCTCAGCGCTCGGAGATGAAGCCATGCATTATCACCAGAAGGGCTTCTTAAACACAACTAGCTGGACTCTGCTCCAGAGTTTCTGATTTCGAAGGTCTAGGGCAGGCATGAGAGTGTGTATTTCTAGCAAGTTCCCAGATGAAGCTGATGTTGGCTTGATCCAGGGGTTTGTCCTTCAGGAGCTGCCGCTAAGACAGGATTGACATTTACAGTAGAGCTGGTCACAGTATCGCTTTCTTCTGTCatttgctcctttttttttttttttttttttttctttttccttattgcTTGCTGGGGAAGGGACCTAGGGCTTGGCACCTAGACCAGTTCTGCATCTCCCAGCTGCAGTCCCAGCCCCTGATGACTGTTGTATGAGCAGAGTTTTACTGGAGCACAGTCTCATCTGTTTACGTATTATTTGTGACCGTActggttttggttggttggttgtttttttgtacatcttatttatttatcttgggactgggtctcactgtgtatccccagctggcctggaactcacagaaaatccacctgcttctgcctcccaagccctaGGAGTAAAGATGTGCACTGCCTTGCCAGcttgtttctccttccttccttccttcctttcccttcccttcccttctctcccctcctctcccctccccttctctccctcttttctttcttttcttttttcttttttaagacaggttttctctctgtaacagctctggctgtcctggaacccacattgtagaccaggctggccttgaactcacagagctccacctgcctctgcctcctgagtgctgggattaaaggcatgcaccaccaccaccaccaccaccaccaccaccaccaccaccaccacccagcttgtttctttattttaaagagcaccatctcacaatgtagccttggctggcgtagaactcactatgtagactagtctAGCCCTGAACTtggggcaatcctcctgcctctcttttctgagtgctagggttacatgCATGCCCCGCCACAtctaagttgttgttgttgttattattattattaatttttgtgttttgacTACATGTATGTAATGCACACCACATTtctgcctggtacctgtggatctcagaagagggctttagatcctctggaactggagttacagatggttttgagtcattgtgtgggtgctgggaagtgaacccaggcTTTCTGCAAGACCAACAAGTACTcataaccacagagccatctctccagccccaaccacaGCTAGGTTTTCATGGCTGTTTTTAGCAGAGTTGAGGACAGACTGTATGGACCccaaacttaaaatatttattatttggcCATTTAAGGAAGGGTTTGCTCAGCCCTCTCTCCATTCGCTTTATTTGTTGAGTTAGTTATTTAAGTGTGGTTTTTTGTAGACTAGACTAGATCAGTGTCCTACTGATGGCagtcctgaatgctggaattacaagtgtgcacactgttccTGGTTCTCCATTTGTTTTGGACTTTTCAAATACTttatcttgtaaaaaaaaaaaaaaaaaaaaagataataatctttggttttttgagacagggtttctctgtgtagccaggctggcctcgaactcacagagatccgcctgcctctgcctcctaagtgctgggagtaaaggagtgcaccactatcacccaattaaaaaatatataatctttTCAACGTCTAGCACTGCACATAAGAAGGACTTTGAAGGCTGGGTCTGTAGTCCACTTGGTAGACTTGCCTAACACGCACAGAAGCCCTGCATTTAATCCGCAACACACTTAAACCAGATGCAGtggcaaacacctgtaatcctgcACACAGCACTCAGGGGGAGTGGGCGGGTCAGAAGGTGATCTTCAgtaactctgtgagttcaaggcagcctgggctgtgagagaccctgtctaaaaagcaGCAAAAAGCAGCAGCAGTAACAAACCTGGAGAAATGAGAGTCGTAAGGGATTGAGCCACTGATAGCCACTAGAAGGAGAGGAGACTTGTTGTGCCGTCTCTAGTTCTGTGAGCCCTGTCTCtctgtgggagtgggggtgttcTTTTGTCCGTCGGAGATAAGCTGGGTCCTCCATGGGGCTGTCTCTTACTGCGCTGCCATCTCCCCTTCCAGCGTGGCTGCCCGCCCTCCAGACTGTGCGCCATGGCTCCAAGGCTGTGACCCGCCACCGTCGCGTCATGCACTTTGAGCGGCAGAAGCTAATGGCTCTAACTGAGTATATTCCTCCTAAGCCTGCTGTCAACCCTCGATGCCTACCACCTCCTCCCAAACCCCCCAAGGAGGTAAGGAGACTTGCTAATGCTACTTGGTGGTAGGCTGCTAAAGTTGGACTCCAAGCCACGTAGTTACTTATATCATTAGTTCACTTTCCCACTtggagccgtgtgtgtgtgtgtgtgtgtgtgtgtgtgtgtgtgtgtatatttattatgtgtgtgtgtgaatgtgggtacACACTTGCCACTGcccatatgtggaggtcagagggcagctttgagGAGTCCGTCCTCTCTTCCACCGTGTAGTCTGATTTCTACCATGCTACATAATCCACACTGCCCACAAGCTTCTGCTCAGAcaagtcctcctgtctctgtctctgcctccacatctTGCTGCAGGAGTGCTGTGACTGCAGACGTATCAACCACATCAggctttttctgtgggttctggggactgaactcagatcgtcAGTCTTGCACAGCAGGCACTCCAAGCCATCTCACCCAGCCCTGCTTCTTAATCATAAAATGTGCACTGGGTTCTGCATGACGTGGGCTCTGAATCACCTGGGCTGTCGgtctgcattttctttatttatctgtctccaaaaacatacGTGAAAACTCTACAAggtgcggggtgggggggtgggttcactcctgccttttttttttttttttttttttgagatggggagtCTCAGGACCAAGCTCTTCTCCAACTCCTGAATTCAAGTGATCTCTtggatgctgagattacagtgtgAGCTCCCACACCTTGCTCTTCCATTTTCAAAGGAGCCGAAGTGTCCCTGTTTCTCTAAGGGACGATAGAAGTGTTTGTCTTTGggaaagaacaggaagaagctAGGTGGTGCCCCAAACCTATAATCTTTGGCGTGTAGGAGGTGGAAGCTGAGGATTGGGTGTTCCGAGTCGTTCTTGGCTGCCAGTTTATACTATAGGACAAGCTGttttgaaagaacaaaaaacCTGGGCAGACTGgcgcatacctgtaattccagcactcaggaggcttaaGAAAGAAGATTGCTTACGAGTTCAAGGCTACCGAGGTCTAGATAGTGAATTCCAGATCACCCAGGActataatgaaaccctgtcttaaaaaaaaaaaaaaaaaaaaaaaaaacagtgaggggctggagaaatgactcagcggttacttgttcttacagaggtggGATCCTCAGCACCCctggagcagctcacaactgtaatgcCAGTGCCACGAGATcccgtgccctcttctggcctcctagggcattgcatgcatggggtgcagacatacatacaggcaaaatactcatacacataaattgtgagaaagagaaaatgaagtccTGGGGTGGTAAGGTAAAGGTACCCTCTGCCCAGCCTGAGTCCTAGGAAGTGAACTCATTTCATCTAGGCTTGGCatcaaatgcctttacccactgagtcatcttccagCCTCCATCACATATCTAAAATTGGTAAAATaaactgggcaatggtggcacactcaATTGAttgtagcacttgggaagtagatgcaggcagatctctgagtttgaggccagcctggtctacagagtgagttccaggataacccagggctacacagagaaaccttgtttagaaaaacaacaacaacaaaaaataataaagttggtAAAATAATTCACCATTAGTACAGTGTGAGATTGATAATTGAAGTAATTGtgtgtggtactgggaattggaCGTGGTTTGTTGCATATACTAGTGGTCTGCTAAGCTCTGTCCCGAgcctttattttaacttttattttgagactgtcttactaagtttatttttatttatttatttatttatttatttatttatttttggtttttcaagacagggtttctctgtgtagctgtggagcctttcctggaactctagcccaggctggcctcgaactcacagagatccgcctgcctctgcctcccgagtgctgggattaaaggcgtgcgtcaccattGCCCGGCTAAACTCACTTTTCAGTTCAAGACTaaacttttgattctcctgcctcagccttctgagtagctaGAGTTAATTTTACAGGCTTGTATTACCACAGCCTGTAACTGAGGTAATCTTTGTTAACTGTGATAGCACAGGCTGCCTGCCAAGGTGTCTGGAGAAGGGCAGGCAGGCGCTCTCAGGTGCTCTGAAGCCTGAGGTCTCCAGTGGAAGCAGAACGCTCCTGGGGACGGGGGTGTTCCACCTGTTCTCCAGTCCGTTACACATTCTGGCGTCACTGACCACCCCAGTGCCTatgtggggaaagggaggggaccAGGAGACCTTCATATCTCCTCAGCCATCCCGTCCTGCCACAGGAGTCAGGACTTATCCAGCTCCTGCGTCGGGATATAGCAGCAGTTTTTCGAGATAACCGAATGATAGCTGTCTGCCAGAACGTGGCCATGAGTGCAGAGGACAAGCTTCTCCTGCGGCACCAGTTGCGGAAACACAAGATCTTGATAAAAGTCTTCCCCAACCAGGTAGGGTTGCCCTGGCTCAGGCCTGTCTTCCTCCTATGCCTGCTGAATGGACCCGGCTCTGCTCCTCCTGAAGGCTACCCCAACTTCTGTTCTAGTCAGCCTAGACACGCTGCCCTAGTCTGGTGCCTAAACTGTGGGTAGGGACTGAGGGGACCCTAAGGGTGTACTTTCAGCTTGGTACAGCCTGTGACTAAGGTATGTGGCTTTTCCTTCCTCTTGTCCCCCATTAGCCATTCTTTCCTGCGATCCTAGGTCCTGAAGCCTTTTCTAGAAGATTCAAAATACCGAAACCTGCTACCCCTTTTTATT from the Peromyscus eremicus chromosome 8a, PerEre_H2_v1, whole genome shotgun sequence genome contains:
- the Mrpl10 gene encoding large ribosomal subunit protein uL10m; this encodes MAAAVAGRLRGGLPPRAAWLPALQTVRHGSKAVTRHRRVMHFERQKLMALTEYIPPKPAVNPRCLPPPPKPPKEESGLIQLLRRDIAAVFRDNRMIAVCQNVAMSAEDKLLLRHQLRKHKILIKVFPNQVLKPFLEDSKYRNLLPLFIGHNLLLVSEEPKVKEMVRILKTIPFLPLLGGCIDDTILSRQGFVDYAKLPSLDLLQGELVGGLTRLMAQTRYLLQHQPSQLTSLLDQYVRQQQQEEKSATSATGEPHPPDPAPDS